The following coding sequences lie in one Hemitrygon akajei unplaced genomic scaffold, sHemAka1.3 Scf000035, whole genome shotgun sequence genomic window:
- the LOC140720073 gene encoding uncharacterized protein isoform X3, whose translation MQRTLDRMDDSETYMNVKFTKTDSPSPSGAEPDVSYAELNVKTLSAPRVRIDGEGLNSTYSELNFRKEETRIAKAEDPSISCGHSRLSITAQTGPHKQEPKENIGNRPYRKICLLCLVTSVLVAIVAGLSIHVSQIRHSLITCDQNHLEFWEQYQEMNRTQRQCGHQVNELNSTLKSSITENSRLALSRSTCLKNISVLNNNLSKLENKLSILENENSVLNIHLSDLNQTQTDLRQKNSDLENRYRSLIKEKAQICQLLTSRKQQTCSQNWIRHKDRCYFISTIYGTYDGAKQHCSRFDSLLLEINSDEEESFIYNSIHYRSRTYWIGKCEDRTVESNLLCMVKDRKHTCSRCKSYGRNYKCNDRHNFICEKSAPLFPDFLEMMLDLCQEPVGPTSIM comes from the exons ATGCAGAGAaccctcgacaggatggacgacagcgagacttacatGAATGTGAAGTTCACAAAAACGGATTCACCGTCTCCTTCCGGAG CTGAACCTGATGTATCGTACGCGGAACTTAATGTCAAGACGCTCTCGGCGCCCCGGGTCCGGATAGATGGAG AAGGTCTGAACTCCACCTACTCAGAGCTGAATTTTCGGAAAGAAGAAACCCGCATCGCTAAGGCCGAagatccttccatttcctgcggACACAGCAGGCTGTCAATCACtgcacaaacag GTCCGCATAAACAGGAGCCGAAAGAGAACATCGGAAATAGACCGTACCGgaagatctgcctactctgcctagttacatCTGTCCTCGTCGCGATAGTGGCCGGGCTGTCGATCCATG tatcacagattcgtcactcTCTGATCACCTGTGACCAAAACCACCTGGAATTCTGGGAACAATATCAGGAGATGAACCGGACCCAGCGGCAATGTGGACATCAGGTAAATGAGCTGAACTCAACTCTTAAATCCAGCATAACCGAAAATTCCCGCCTGGCTCTTTCCCGGAGCACCTGTCTCAAGAATATCTCCGTcctcaacaacaacctctccAAACTCGAAAACAAACTCTCCATCCTCGAAAATGAAAACTCCGTCCTGAACATCCATCTCTCCGATCTGAATCAAACACAAACTGATCTCCGTCAAAAGAACAGTGACCTCGAAAATCGGTACCGATCTCTGATCAAAGAGAAGGCTCAAATCTGTCAACTGCTGACCAGCAGAAAAC agcaaacgtGTTCCCAGAACTGGATCAGACATAAAGACCGCTGTTATTTCATATCCACCATCTACGGAACTTACGATGGAGCAAAGCAACATTGCTCACGCTTTGATTCACTcctccttgaaataaattcagatGAAGAAGAG AGTTTTATTTACAACTCTATTCACTACCGTTCCCGGACATATTGGATCGGAAAATGTGAAGACCG GACCGTGGAATCTAATCTCCTGTGTATGGTGAAAGATAGAAAACACACCTGCTCTCGGTGTAAATCGTACGGAAGGAATTACAAATGTAATGATAGACACaatttcatctgcgagaagtctgCACCTTTGTTCCCGGATTTTCTTGAAATGATGCTTGATCTCTGTCAAGAGCCCGTGGGTCCGACTTCAATCATGTGA
- the LOC140720073 gene encoding uncharacterized protein isoform X1, with translation MQRTLDRMDDSETYMNVKFTKTDSPSPSGAEPDVSYAELNVKTLSAPRVRIDGEGLNSTYSELNFRKEETRIAKAEDPSISCGHSRLSITAQTGPHKQEPKENIGNRPYRKICLLCLVTSVLVAIVAGLSIHGESIGLLVESDGNKQSGKKLSQIRHSLITCDQNHLEFWEQYQEMNRTQRQCGHQVNELNSTLKSSITENSRLALSRSTCLKNISVLNNNLSKLENKLSILENENSVLNIHLSDLNQTQTDLRQKNSDLENRYRSLIKEKAQICQLLTSRKQQTCSQNWIRHKDRCYFISTIYGTYDGAKQHCSRFDSLLLEINSDEEESFIYNSIHYRSRTYWIGKCEDRTVESNLLCMVKDRKHTCSRCKSYGRNYKCNDRHNFICEKSAPLFPDFLEMMLDLCQEPVGPTSIM, from the exons ATGCAGAGAaccctcgacaggatggacgacagcgagacttacatGAATGTGAAGTTCACAAAAACGGATTCACCGTCTCCTTCCGGAG CTGAACCTGATGTATCGTACGCGGAACTTAATGTCAAGACGCTCTCGGCGCCCCGGGTCCGGATAGATGGAG AAGGTCTGAACTCCACCTACTCAGAGCTGAATTTTCGGAAAGAAGAAACCCGCATCGCTAAGGCCGAagatccttccatttcctgcggACACAGCAGGCTGTCAATCACtgcacaaacag GTCCGCATAAACAGGAGCCGAAAGAGAACATCGGAAATAGACCGTACCGgaagatctgcctactctgcctagttacatCTGTCCTCGTCGCGATAGTGGCCGGGCTGTCGATCCATGGTGAGTCGATCGGGCTCCTGGTGGAGTCAGACGGAAACAAACAGAGTGGAAAGAAAC tatcacagattcgtcactcTCTGATCACCTGTGACCAAAACCACCTGGAATTCTGGGAACAATATCAGGAGATGAACCGGACCCAGCGGCAATGTGGACATCAGGTAAATGAGCTGAACTCAACTCTTAAATCCAGCATAACCGAAAATTCCCGCCTGGCTCTTTCCCGGAGCACCTGTCTCAAGAATATCTCCGTcctcaacaacaacctctccAAACTCGAAAACAAACTCTCCATCCTCGAAAATGAAAACTCCGTCCTGAACATCCATCTCTCCGATCTGAATCAAACACAAACTGATCTCCGTCAAAAGAACAGTGACCTCGAAAATCGGTACCGATCTCTGATCAAAGAGAAGGCTCAAATCTGTCAACTGCTGACCAGCAGAAAAC agcaaacgtGTTCCCAGAACTGGATCAGACATAAAGACCGCTGTTATTTCATATCCACCATCTACGGAACTTACGATGGAGCAAAGCAACATTGCTCACGCTTTGATTCACTcctccttgaaataaattcagatGAAGAAGAG AGTTTTATTTACAACTCTATTCACTACCGTTCCCGGACATATTGGATCGGAAAATGTGAAGACCG GACCGTGGAATCTAATCTCCTGTGTATGGTGAAAGATAGAAAACACACCTGCTCTCGGTGTAAATCGTACGGAAGGAATTACAAATGTAATGATAGACACaatttcatctgcgagaagtctgCACCTTTGTTCCCGGATTTTCTTGAAATGATGCTTGATCTCTGTCAAGAGCCCGTGGGTCCGACTTCAATCATGTGA
- the LOC140720073 gene encoding uncharacterized protein isoform X2, with amino-acid sequence MQRTLDRMDDSETYMNVKFTKTDSPSPSGAEPDVSYAELNVKTLSAPRVRIDGGLNSTYSELNFRKEETRIAKAEDPSISCGHSRLSITAQTGPHKQEPKENIGNRPYRKICLLCLVTSVLVAIVAGLSIHGESIGLLVESDGNKQSGKKLSQIRHSLITCDQNHLEFWEQYQEMNRTQRQCGHQVNELNSTLKSSITENSRLALSRSTCLKNISVLNNNLSKLENKLSILENENSVLNIHLSDLNQTQTDLRQKNSDLENRYRSLIKEKAQICQLLTSRKQQTCSQNWIRHKDRCYFISTIYGTYDGAKQHCSRFDSLLLEINSDEEESFIYNSIHYRSRTYWIGKCEDRTVESNLLCMVKDRKHTCSRCKSYGRNYKCNDRHNFICEKSAPLFPDFLEMMLDLCQEPVGPTSIM; translated from the exons ATGCAGAGAaccctcgacaggatggacgacagcgagacttacatGAATGTGAAGTTCACAAAAACGGATTCACCGTCTCCTTCCGGAG CTGAACCTGATGTATCGTACGCGGAACTTAATGTCAAGACGCTCTCGGCGCCCCGGGTCCGGATAGATGGAG GTCTGAACTCCACCTACTCAGAGCTGAATTTTCGGAAAGAAGAAACCCGCATCGCTAAGGCCGAagatccttccatttcctgcggACACAGCAGGCTGTCAATCACtgcacaaacag GTCCGCATAAACAGGAGCCGAAAGAGAACATCGGAAATAGACCGTACCGgaagatctgcctactctgcctagttacatCTGTCCTCGTCGCGATAGTGGCCGGGCTGTCGATCCATGGTGAGTCGATCGGGCTCCTGGTGGAGTCAGACGGAAACAAACAGAGTGGAAAGAAAC tatcacagattcgtcactcTCTGATCACCTGTGACCAAAACCACCTGGAATTCTGGGAACAATATCAGGAGATGAACCGGACCCAGCGGCAATGTGGACATCAGGTAAATGAGCTGAACTCAACTCTTAAATCCAGCATAACCGAAAATTCCCGCCTGGCTCTTTCCCGGAGCACCTGTCTCAAGAATATCTCCGTcctcaacaacaacctctccAAACTCGAAAACAAACTCTCCATCCTCGAAAATGAAAACTCCGTCCTGAACATCCATCTCTCCGATCTGAATCAAACACAAACTGATCTCCGTCAAAAGAACAGTGACCTCGAAAATCGGTACCGATCTCTGATCAAAGAGAAGGCTCAAATCTGTCAACTGCTGACCAGCAGAAAAC agcaaacgtGTTCCCAGAACTGGATCAGACATAAAGACCGCTGTTATTTCATATCCACCATCTACGGAACTTACGATGGAGCAAAGCAACATTGCTCACGCTTTGATTCACTcctccttgaaataaattcagatGAAGAAGAG AGTTTTATTTACAACTCTATTCACTACCGTTCCCGGACATATTGGATCGGAAAATGTGAAGACCG GACCGTGGAATCTAATCTCCTGTGTATGGTGAAAGATAGAAAACACACCTGCTCTCGGTGTAAATCGTACGGAAGGAATTACAAATGTAATGATAGACACaatttcatctgcgagaagtctgCACCTTTGTTCCCGGATTTTCTTGAAATGATGCTTGATCTCTGTCAAGAGCCCGTGGGTCCGACTTCAATCATGTGA